The following are encoded together in the Brassica napus cultivar Da-Ae chromosome A9, Da-Ae, whole genome shotgun sequence genome:
- the LOC106365429 gene encoding histone-lysine N-methyltransferase MEDEA-like, which produces MLFRGFVQENHEGENLPPELNQIKEQIERERFLHIQKSFADRPSVVTHAAYHHSLASTRGAGVNNDGGDNNMLSLRIKTPLHIFKYNPPEEFTSPLPKKQVIKLPIVKQLPRAITWVFTDSNKLMAESDSVIGKKQIIYVKGQAEELSSNDEEDEEETEKEKLEFSKDADQFIWEVGQKHNLDDLVVQSALSKFFELDVSDILERYNDLKKLKINEGDTGEVSDVRIFTSSPETTERRFCRRCLRFDCRVHEEDQPEIYNKENQSNLFEKEDVRKQCSNHCYLKLKGVTEADHMVDNDNYVSNKKGKNVVSEMSQAYNEWTSVEMDLYLKGAKLFGKNSCLITRNALPGLKTCLEVYNYMHEQDQYKMLLEHEETSETDNQVNKETSRKKRRLVRKKVKLQKHIYPAAIKNTMNEIEKSYKQYTPCTCEPVCGDQCLCFRNGNCCEIYCGCPKTCNNRFGGCNCTKGQCINLKCPCFSNFRECNPDQCRSCSLSCGDGHGSLGETSKTSECKNMQLLLKKHKKILLGMSNVHGWGAFTRHSLKQNEFLGEYTGELVSVDEAEERERADHKLGYSYLFNLNDKFVIDSRRQGNKFRFLNHSSNPNCCAQVMIVKGDQRIGLFAGKAIREGEELFFEYKPGEADRSPSISSDSGSSKPENSSSST; this is translated from the exons ATGCTTTTTCGCGGTTTTGTTCAGGAAAATCATGAAGGTGAGAATTTGCCTCCGGAACTGAATCAAATCAAGGAACAAATCGAAAGAGAAAGGTTTCTGCACATTCAG AAATCATTTGCGGATAGACCAAGTGTGGTTACTCATGCTGCATATCATCATTCTCTTGCCTCAACCCGGGGTGCTGGAGTAAATAATGATGGAGGGGACAACAATATGCTTTCTTTGAGAATAAAAACACCACttcatattttcaaatataatccTCCGGAAGAATTTACATCTCCACTTCCCAAGAAACAAGTTATCAAGCTTCCAATTGTTAAACAGCTACCACGAGCCATTACCTGGGTCTTCACGGATAG TAATAAGCTAATGGCTGAAAGTGATTCTGTGATCGGTaagaaacaaataatttatGTCAAAGGCCAGGCAGAGGAATTGAGCAgcaacgacgaagaagatgaagaagaaaccgAGAAAGAAAAACTGGAATTTTCCAAAGATGCAGATCAGTTTATATG GGAGGTTGGGCAAAAACATAATTTAGATGACCTGGTGGTGCAAAGTGCTCTCTCCAAGTTCTTTGAATTAGATGTTTCAGATATCTTG GAGAGATACAATGATCTCAAGAAGCTTAAGATCAATGAAGGAGATACTGGTGAAGTTTCTGATGTACGCATATTTACTTCTTCTCCGGAGACTACTGAAAGGCGTTTTTGCCGTCGTTGCTTG AGATTCGATTGTCGTGTGCATGAAGAAGATCAGCCTGAGATTTACAAT AAAGAAAACCAATCTAATTTGTTTGAGAAGGAGGATGTTAGAAAACAATGCAGTAACCATTGCTACCTTAAG CTAAAGGGTGTCACAGAAGCTGATCATATGGTGGATAATGATAACTATGTATCAAACAAGAAAGGGAAGAATGTGGTCTCAG AGATGTCTCAAGCATACAATGAGTGGACGTCTGTAGAGATGGATCTTTACCTCAAAGGAGCTAAACTCTTTGGTAAAAACAG TTGTCTTATTACAAGAAACGCACTTCCCGGACTTAAGACGTGTTTAGAGGTTTACAATTACATGCATGAGCAAGATCAATATAAAATGTTACTAGAACATGAAGAAACTTCAGAAACAGACAATCag GTTAATAAAGAGACATCGCGAAAAAAACGTAGGCTGGTCCGGAAAAAAGTCAAACTCCAAAAGCATATTTATCCGGCTGCtataaaaaatacaatgaaCGAAATAGAGAAGTCATATAAGCAGTACACACCATGCACTTGCGAGCCGGTATGTGGAGATCAATGCCTTTGTTTCCGTAATGGAAATTGCTGTGAGATATATTGCGG gTGTCCAAAGACATGCAACAATCGCTTTGGAGGATGTAACTGTACAAAGGGTCAATGTATAAACCTAAAATGTCCTTGCTTTTCCAATTTTCGTGAATGCAATCCAGATCAATGTCGGAGTTGTTCGCTTAG ttGTGGAGATGGCCATGGCTCTCTTGGTGAGACATCCAAGACAAGCGAATGCAAGAACATGCAACTCCTCCTTAAGAAACATAAAAAG ATTCTCCTTGGAATGTCTAATGTTCATGGATGGGGTGCATTTACACGG CACTCCCTTAAACAAAATGAGTTTCTCGGAGAATATACTGGAGAATTGGTCTCCGTCGATGAAGCAGAGGAACGTGAGAGAGCAGATCACAAGCTTGGTTATTCCTACCTCTTTAACTTGAATGATAAG tTCGTCATTGATTCTCGCCGACAAGGAAACAAGTTTAGATTTCTCAATCACTCATCAAATCCGAACTGCTGCGCCCAG GTGATGATTGTTAAAGGAGATCAGAGGATTGGATTATTTGCGGGTAAAGCTATCAGAGAAGGTGAGGAGCTGTTCTTCGAATATAAACCAGGAGAAGCGGATAGGTCTCCTAGCATATCTAGCGACAGTGGTAGCTCGAAGCCAGAGAACAGCAGTTCATCTACTTAG
- the LOC106369302 gene encoding MATH domain and coiled-coil domain-containing protein At2g42465 isoform X1, whose amino-acid sequence MLGSIVVGWSLVITILVKIMSESKTSSKMGTELDKALSLEIDNFSERTNVMKSVIFSSGGCNWFLCVCAGDHLSMYLQDVNTHRLRSGWRRRVSFCFVLLNQSGKELFRSPDEGRRRLFCAETPSWGVGRTLPLTKLQEKGFLEKNKLTIEVYMKVFEVVHQGKSTENDVLDYNGFNIIASQAGPVRDIFVQHPDFAIDVIPKNQGVRTSYMNLLLGLVEALRKSPQSFSVTELSNAESELAELKEAGFKLDWLDSRLEEISLERKKLVSDGPWVKKLEEQIKSVELTLSDLKVELEKERIKSIIAGPVGYIFVTHPDFALDVIPMNQGMKTAYMNLISNLAKALRKCPRIVTELKEAGFKFDWLKSRREEISLENKKVLSGGPSVKQLEEQVTNVELNLSDLKVELDKDMIKSIISSQTGPVRDIFVQQPDCEVDFILKNQGMKTEYMNLLLGLVGMLRKSPQSLSVTELNNAQSELTVLKEAGFNLDWLNSRLQEVSLERNKTMSDGSRVQQLEGRMKNVELTLSDLKDELDTERIKSAAKVSSSFGLLDFFIKRFFLSCFSFSKY is encoded by the exons ATGTTAGGTTCTATTGTGGTTGGATGGAGTTTGGTGATAACAATATTGGTCAAGATTATGTCG GAATCAAAAACAAGCTCTAAAATGGGGACGGAATTGGACAAGGCCTTAAGTTTGGAGATAGACAACTTCTCCGAAAGGACAAATGTGATGAAGTCGGTTATCTTCTCAAGCGGCGGCTGCAACTG GTTTCTTTGCGTTTGTGCTGGTGATCACTTGTCTATGTACCTGCAAGATGTGAATACTCATAGATTGAGATCTGGATGGAGAAGGAGAGTTAGTTTTTGCTTCGTTTTGTTGAACCAATCCGGCAAAGAGCTTTTTAGATCACCTG ACGAAGGCAGACGCAGGTTGTTCTGCGCTGAGACCCCAAGCTGGGGTGTAGGTAGGACGTTGCCTTTGACGAAGCTCCAAGAAAAAGGGTTTCTGGAGAAAAACAAACTAACCATTGAAGTCTACATGAAAGTTTTCGAGGTTGTTCATCAAGGAAAATCAACTGAGAATGATGTTTTAGATTACAATGGCTTCAATATTATTGCTTCTCAA GCTGGTCCAGTAAGAGATATCTTTGTTCAGCACCCAGACTTTGCGATAGATGTCATACCAAAGAACCAAGGGGTGAGAACATCATACATGAATCTCCTCCTCGGCCTCGTGGAGGCACTGAGAAAATCTCCACAGAGCTTTTCTGTGACTGAACTAAGCAACGCTGAGAGTGAGTTGGCTGAGCTCAAGGAAGCGGGCTTCAAGCTGGACTGGTTGGATTCAAGGCTTGAGGAGATATCCTTGGAGAGGAAGAAATTAGTCTCTGATGGGCCTTGGGTCAAAAAACTCGAGGAACAGATCAAGAGTGTGGAACTGACTTTGTCAGATCTCAAAGTCGAACTTGAGAAGGAGAGGATCAAATCTATCATA GCTGGTCCAGTGGGATATATCTTTGTAACGCACCCAGACTTTGCATTAGATGTCATACCGATGAACCAAGGGATGAAAACAGCATACATGAATCTCATCAGCAATCTTGCGAAGGCGCTGAGAAAGTGTCCACGAATAGTCACTGAGCTGAAGGAAGCAGGCTTCAAGTTCGACTGGTTGAAGTCAAGGCGTGAGGAGATTTCTTTGGAGAATAAGAAAGTACTCTCTGGTGGGCCTAGTGTCAAACAACTCGAGGAACAGGTCACGAATGTGGAACTGAATTTGTCGGATCTCAAAGTTGAACTGGACAAGGATATGATCAAATCTATCATTTCTTCTCAA ACTGGTCCAGTAAGAGATATCTTTGTACAACAGCCAGACTGTGAAGTAGATTTCATACTGAAGAACCAAGGTATGAAAACAGAATACATGAATCTCCTCCTCGGCCTCGTGGGGATGCTGAGAAAATCTCCACAGAGCTTGTCTGTGACTGAACTGAACAATGCTCAAAGCGAGTTGACTGTGCTGAAGGAAGCAGGCTTTAATCTTGACTGGTTGAATTCAAGGCTTCAGGAGGTTTCCTTGGAGAGGAATAAAACAATGTCTGATGGGTCTCGGGTCCAACAACTCGAGGGAAGGATGAAAAATGTGGAACTAACTTTGTCGGATCTGAAAGATGAACTGGACACGGAGAGGATCAAATCTGCTGCCAAAGTTTCTTCTTCGTTTggtttattagatttttttataaagagatTCTTTCTCTCCTGTTTCTCTTTCTCAAAATACTAA
- the LOC106369302 gene encoding MATH domain and coiled-coil domain-containing protein At2g42460 isoform X2, translated as MSESKTSSKMGTELDKALSLEIDNFSERTNVMKSVIFSSGGCNWFLCVCAGDHLSMYLQDVNTHRLRSGWRRRVSFCFVLLNQSGKELFRSPDEGRRRLFCAETPSWGVGRTLPLTKLQEKGFLEKNKLTIEVYMKVFEVVHQGKSTENDVLDYNGFNIIASQAGPVRDIFVQHPDFAIDVIPKNQGVRTSYMNLLLGLVEALRKSPQSFSVTELSNAESELAELKEAGFKLDWLDSRLEEISLERKKLVSDGPWVKKLEEQIKSVELTLSDLKVELEKERIKSIIAGPVGYIFVTHPDFALDVIPMNQGMKTAYMNLISNLAKALRKCPRIVTELKEAGFKFDWLKSRREEISLENKKVLSGGPSVKQLEEQVTNVELNLSDLKVELDKDMIKSIISSQTGPVRDIFVQQPDCEVDFILKNQGMKTEYMNLLLGLVGMLRKSPQSLSVTELNNAQSELTVLKEAGFNLDWLNSRLQEVSLERNKTMSDGSRVQQLEGRMKNVELTLSDLKDELDTERIKSAAKVSSSFGLLDFFIKRFFLSCFSFSKY; from the exons ATGTCG GAATCAAAAACAAGCTCTAAAATGGGGACGGAATTGGACAAGGCCTTAAGTTTGGAGATAGACAACTTCTCCGAAAGGACAAATGTGATGAAGTCGGTTATCTTCTCAAGCGGCGGCTGCAACTG GTTTCTTTGCGTTTGTGCTGGTGATCACTTGTCTATGTACCTGCAAGATGTGAATACTCATAGATTGAGATCTGGATGGAGAAGGAGAGTTAGTTTTTGCTTCGTTTTGTTGAACCAATCCGGCAAAGAGCTTTTTAGATCACCTG ACGAAGGCAGACGCAGGTTGTTCTGCGCTGAGACCCCAAGCTGGGGTGTAGGTAGGACGTTGCCTTTGACGAAGCTCCAAGAAAAAGGGTTTCTGGAGAAAAACAAACTAACCATTGAAGTCTACATGAAAGTTTTCGAGGTTGTTCATCAAGGAAAATCAACTGAGAATGATGTTTTAGATTACAATGGCTTCAATATTATTGCTTCTCAA GCTGGTCCAGTAAGAGATATCTTTGTTCAGCACCCAGACTTTGCGATAGATGTCATACCAAAGAACCAAGGGGTGAGAACATCATACATGAATCTCCTCCTCGGCCTCGTGGAGGCACTGAGAAAATCTCCACAGAGCTTTTCTGTGACTGAACTAAGCAACGCTGAGAGTGAGTTGGCTGAGCTCAAGGAAGCGGGCTTCAAGCTGGACTGGTTGGATTCAAGGCTTGAGGAGATATCCTTGGAGAGGAAGAAATTAGTCTCTGATGGGCCTTGGGTCAAAAAACTCGAGGAACAGATCAAGAGTGTGGAACTGACTTTGTCAGATCTCAAAGTCGAACTTGAGAAGGAGAGGATCAAATCTATCATA GCTGGTCCAGTGGGATATATCTTTGTAACGCACCCAGACTTTGCATTAGATGTCATACCGATGAACCAAGGGATGAAAACAGCATACATGAATCTCATCAGCAATCTTGCGAAGGCGCTGAGAAAGTGTCCACGAATAGTCACTGAGCTGAAGGAAGCAGGCTTCAAGTTCGACTGGTTGAAGTCAAGGCGTGAGGAGATTTCTTTGGAGAATAAGAAAGTACTCTCTGGTGGGCCTAGTGTCAAACAACTCGAGGAACAGGTCACGAATGTGGAACTGAATTTGTCGGATCTCAAAGTTGAACTGGACAAGGATATGATCAAATCTATCATTTCTTCTCAA ACTGGTCCAGTAAGAGATATCTTTGTACAACAGCCAGACTGTGAAGTAGATTTCATACTGAAGAACCAAGGTATGAAAACAGAATACATGAATCTCCTCCTCGGCCTCGTGGGGATGCTGAGAAAATCTCCACAGAGCTTGTCTGTGACTGAACTGAACAATGCTCAAAGCGAGTTGACTGTGCTGAAGGAAGCAGGCTTTAATCTTGACTGGTTGAATTCAAGGCTTCAGGAGGTTTCCTTGGAGAGGAATAAAACAATGTCTGATGGGTCTCGGGTCCAACAACTCGAGGGAAGGATGAAAAATGTGGAACTAACTTTGTCGGATCTGAAAGATGAACTGGACACGGAGAGGATCAAATCTGCTGCCAAAGTTTCTTCTTCGTTTggtttattagatttttttataaagagatTCTTTCTCTCCTGTTTCTCTTTCTCAAAATACTAA
- the LOC106369302 gene encoding MATH domain and coiled-coil domain-containing protein At2g42460 isoform X3, with the protein MGTELDKALSLEIDNFSERTNVMKSVIFSSGGCNWFLCVCAGDHLSMYLQDVNTHRLRSGWRRRVSFCFVLLNQSGKELFRSPDEGRRRLFCAETPSWGVGRTLPLTKLQEKGFLEKNKLTIEVYMKVFEVVHQGKSTENDVLDYNGFNIIASQAGPVRDIFVQHPDFAIDVIPKNQGVRTSYMNLLLGLVEALRKSPQSFSVTELSNAESELAELKEAGFKLDWLDSRLEEISLERKKLVSDGPWVKKLEEQIKSVELTLSDLKVELEKERIKSIIAGPVGYIFVTHPDFALDVIPMNQGMKTAYMNLISNLAKALRKCPRIVTELKEAGFKFDWLKSRREEISLENKKVLSGGPSVKQLEEQVTNVELNLSDLKVELDKDMIKSIISSQTGPVRDIFVQQPDCEVDFILKNQGMKTEYMNLLLGLVGMLRKSPQSLSVTELNNAQSELTVLKEAGFNLDWLNSRLQEVSLERNKTMSDGSRVQQLEGRMKNVELTLSDLKDELDTERIKSAAKVSSSFGLLDFFIKRFFLSCFSFSKY; encoded by the exons ATGGGGACGGAATTGGACAAGGCCTTAAGTTTGGAGATAGACAACTTCTCCGAAAGGACAAATGTGATGAAGTCGGTTATCTTCTCAAGCGGCGGCTGCAACTG GTTTCTTTGCGTTTGTGCTGGTGATCACTTGTCTATGTACCTGCAAGATGTGAATACTCATAGATTGAGATCTGGATGGAGAAGGAGAGTTAGTTTTTGCTTCGTTTTGTTGAACCAATCCGGCAAAGAGCTTTTTAGATCACCTG ACGAAGGCAGACGCAGGTTGTTCTGCGCTGAGACCCCAAGCTGGGGTGTAGGTAGGACGTTGCCTTTGACGAAGCTCCAAGAAAAAGGGTTTCTGGAGAAAAACAAACTAACCATTGAAGTCTACATGAAAGTTTTCGAGGTTGTTCATCAAGGAAAATCAACTGAGAATGATGTTTTAGATTACAATGGCTTCAATATTATTGCTTCTCAA GCTGGTCCAGTAAGAGATATCTTTGTTCAGCACCCAGACTTTGCGATAGATGTCATACCAAAGAACCAAGGGGTGAGAACATCATACATGAATCTCCTCCTCGGCCTCGTGGAGGCACTGAGAAAATCTCCACAGAGCTTTTCTGTGACTGAACTAAGCAACGCTGAGAGTGAGTTGGCTGAGCTCAAGGAAGCGGGCTTCAAGCTGGACTGGTTGGATTCAAGGCTTGAGGAGATATCCTTGGAGAGGAAGAAATTAGTCTCTGATGGGCCTTGGGTCAAAAAACTCGAGGAACAGATCAAGAGTGTGGAACTGACTTTGTCAGATCTCAAAGTCGAACTTGAGAAGGAGAGGATCAAATCTATCATA GCTGGTCCAGTGGGATATATCTTTGTAACGCACCCAGACTTTGCATTAGATGTCATACCGATGAACCAAGGGATGAAAACAGCATACATGAATCTCATCAGCAATCTTGCGAAGGCGCTGAGAAAGTGTCCACGAATAGTCACTGAGCTGAAGGAAGCAGGCTTCAAGTTCGACTGGTTGAAGTCAAGGCGTGAGGAGATTTCTTTGGAGAATAAGAAAGTACTCTCTGGTGGGCCTAGTGTCAAACAACTCGAGGAACAGGTCACGAATGTGGAACTGAATTTGTCGGATCTCAAAGTTGAACTGGACAAGGATATGATCAAATCTATCATTTCTTCTCAA ACTGGTCCAGTAAGAGATATCTTTGTACAACAGCCAGACTGTGAAGTAGATTTCATACTGAAGAACCAAGGTATGAAAACAGAATACATGAATCTCCTCCTCGGCCTCGTGGGGATGCTGAGAAAATCTCCACAGAGCTTGTCTGTGACTGAACTGAACAATGCTCAAAGCGAGTTGACTGTGCTGAAGGAAGCAGGCTTTAATCTTGACTGGTTGAATTCAAGGCTTCAGGAGGTTTCCTTGGAGAGGAATAAAACAATGTCTGATGGGTCTCGGGTCCAACAACTCGAGGGAAGGATGAAAAATGTGGAACTAACTTTGTCGGATCTGAAAGATGAACTGGACACGGAGAGGATCAAATCTGCTGCCAAAGTTTCTTCTTCGTTTggtttattagatttttttataaagagatTCTTTCTCTCCTGTTTCTCTTTCTCAAAATACTAA